In a genomic window of Diadema setosum chromosome 3, eeDiaSeto1, whole genome shotgun sequence:
- the LOC140226253 gene encoding uncharacterized protein produces MKSILAVGCVLVVIFLLTAEGRRGHGRHGGGGGPGGHGGNGLIGNLASRLSEKVCPAYNTSSEEARANCTDAFLDGLTTRNKSRGMGRRSVTMLSSVVCRENGTSFNNSCEILDQICLMGNSSGLKKCEGEGGHGSGHGHQHGHRRRRSSSGSNSEDSDDDDDDEDEDEDEPTTVVINTMAAVTP; encoded by the exons ATGAAGTCAATACTAGCAGTTGGGTGTGTCCTCGTCGTCATTTTTCTGCTGACCGCTGAAG GTCGTAGGGGCCATGGCAGGCATGGTGGCGGTGGGGGCCCTGGCGGACATGGTGGCAATGGGCTCATCGGAAATCTCGCATCACGTTTGTCTGAAAAAGTGTGTCCAGCATACAACACGTCATCTGAGGAGGCGCGAGCAAACTGCACCGACGCGTTCCTCGATGGACTGACGACACGGAATAAAAGCAGGGGTATGGGTCGGCGTTCCGTCACCATGTTGAGCAGTGTCGTGTGCAGAGAGAATGGAACCTCATTCAACAACTCGTGCGAAATCCTAGACCAGATCTGCTTGATGGGAAACAGCAGCGGTTTAAAGAAATGCGAGGGCGAGGGCGGGCATGGATCCGGACATGGTCACCAGCATG GTCATCGTAGAAGGAGGAGCAGCAGTGGGTCGAACTCTGaagatagtgatgatgatgatgatgatgaggatgaggatgaggacGAACCTACAACCGTTGTCATTAACACCATGGCTGCCGTTACTCCTTAA